Proteins encoded by one window of Streptomyces sp. NBC_01477:
- a CDS encoding phosphocholine-specific phospholipase C, with the protein MTPLTRRTFLGAAAGSSLTAVGALPASVQTAMAAAPAAGTLDDVEHVVIFMQENRSFDHYYGTLKGVRGYGDRSRLRFPNSSDVLRQTSSGPSGGTLVLPWHLNTATTDAQRVRDLDHGWSGTHTAWNNGLYNNWVPAKSAYAMGYYQRADIPFQYALAEAFTVCDQYFCSVQGPTNPNRLYQWTGTVDPGGKNGGPVTDNSEKGYSWTTYAERLQAAGISWRVYQQQDNYDDNPLAWFKSFKSAAAGSPLYVNGMQRRTADAFAADVAAGTLPAVSWVVAPANQSEHPDYPPAYGANYTSQYVLKALAANPAVWAKTVVFLNYDENDGFFDHVAPPVAPAGTADEFIGGVPIGLGPRVPMIVISPWSRGGYVNSQVADHTSPLRFLENWTGVKETNISAWRRTVCGDLMSAFDFTTKNTAFPSLPDTAALVAACDAENSLPDAAPPATPVAPVQESGTRPVRRVGYFFDTTSWTDTATGRIWFKTVAKGALGGGFAAYTVNYRSYDNWRYTLPAGGSISDYFSAQTYGGGLYDIDLHGPDGYLRGFKGDVRTWSNTAKAHPEAALSIAPAAPAALVLTLTNSGTAAVTFTIGANGYTGSGGSTVAVPAGGTQSRTLAPASDGQYDYTVTASVGDGFERRFAGRTDT; encoded by the coding sequence GTGACGCCCCTGACCCGCCGTACGTTCCTCGGCGCAGCCGCCGGCAGTTCCCTCACCGCCGTCGGCGCGCTGCCCGCCTCCGTGCAGACGGCGATGGCCGCCGCCCCGGCGGCCGGCACGCTGGACGACGTCGAGCACGTCGTGATCTTCATGCAGGAGAACCGTTCCTTCGACCACTACTACGGGACGCTCAAGGGCGTACGCGGCTACGGCGACCGCTCGCGGCTGCGCTTCCCGAATTCCTCCGACGTGCTGCGCCAGACCAGCTCGGGACCGTCCGGCGGCACCCTCGTGCTGCCGTGGCACCTGAACACCGCCACCACCGACGCCCAGCGGGTGCGCGACCTCGACCACGGCTGGTCCGGCACCCACACCGCGTGGAACAACGGCCTGTACAACAACTGGGTGCCGGCCAAGAGCGCCTACGCGATGGGCTACTACCAGCGCGCCGACATCCCGTTCCAGTACGCGCTCGCCGAGGCGTTCACGGTCTGCGACCAGTATTTCTGCTCGGTGCAGGGGCCGACCAACCCGAACCGGCTGTACCAGTGGACGGGCACGGTCGACCCGGGCGGCAAGAACGGCGGCCCGGTCACCGACAACTCGGAGAAGGGCTACAGCTGGACGACGTACGCCGAGCGCCTGCAGGCGGCGGGCATCTCCTGGCGGGTCTACCAGCAGCAGGACAACTACGACGACAACCCGCTGGCCTGGTTCAAGAGCTTCAAGAGCGCCGCGGCCGGCTCCCCGCTGTACGTCAACGGCATGCAGCGGCGCACCGCCGACGCCTTCGCCGCGGACGTCGCCGCCGGGACGCTGCCCGCGGTGAGCTGGGTCGTGGCCCCGGCGAACCAGAGCGAGCACCCCGACTACCCGCCCGCGTACGGGGCGAACTACACCTCGCAGTACGTGCTGAAGGCACTGGCCGCGAACCCGGCGGTGTGGGCGAAGACGGTGGTCTTCCTCAACTACGACGAGAACGACGGCTTCTTCGACCATGTCGCCCCGCCGGTCGCGCCGGCCGGGACGGCCGACGAGTTCATCGGCGGCGTGCCGATCGGACTCGGCCCGCGGGTGCCGATGATCGTCATCTCCCCCTGGAGCCGAGGCGGTTACGTCAACTCCCAGGTCGCCGACCACACCTCGCCGCTGCGGTTCCTGGAGAACTGGACCGGGGTGAAGGAGACGAACATCTCCGCGTGGCGGCGCACGGTGTGCGGCGACCTGATGTCGGCGTTCGACTTCACCACGAAGAACACGGCCTTCCCGTCACTGCCGGACACCGCGGCACTCGTCGCGGCCTGCGACGCGGAGAACTCACTGCCGGACGCGGCGCCGCCCGCCACCCCGGTCGCCCCGGTCCAGGAGTCGGGGACCCGGCCGGTCCGCAGGGTCGGCTACTTCTTCGACACCACGTCGTGGACCGACACCGCCACGGGCCGGATCTGGTTCAAGACGGTCGCCAAGGGCGCGCTCGGCGGCGGCTTCGCCGCGTACACCGTCAATTACCGCTCCTACGACAACTGGCGGTACACCCTGCCGGCGGGCGGCTCCATCTCGGACTACTTCAGCGCGCAGACCTACGGCGGCGGCCTCTACGACATCGACCTGCACGGGCCGGACGGCTATCTGCGCGGCTTCAAGGGGGATGTGCGCACCTGGAGCAACACCGCGAAGGCGCACCCCGAGGCCGCCCTGTCCATCGCCCCGGCCGCGCCGGCCGCCCTGGTGCTGACCCTGACCAATTCAGGGACTGCGGCGGTGACCTTCACGATCGGCGCCAACGGCTATACGGGCAGCGGCGGTTCGACGGTCGCCGTTCCGGCGGGCGGCACGCAGAGCCGCACGCTGGCGCCCGCCTCCGACGGCCAGTACGACTACACCGTCACCGCGAGCGTCGGCGACGGCTTCGAGCGGCGGTTCGCCGGCCGTACCGACACGTAG
- a CDS encoding 2-aminoethylphosphonate ABC transporter substrate-binding protein, producing MPEHNRFRSVRTTLTAGTGVLALGAALTACGGSSAADSGKPSTEVTVYSADGLHSEAGDGFYDKVFKDFTAQTGVKVNYVEGGSGEMVQRLAREKPHTRADLIVTLPPFIQQADSKGLLTAYRPAGSEQVGAADKDASGAWTSIVNNYLCFIYNTKALPQPPKTWDDLLAGTYKNKLQYSTPGVAGDGTAVLIKAVHDFGGQGPAMDYLKRLQANNVGPSASTGQLAAKVDKGELLVANGDVQMNYADMASMPNQGIFFPAAAGGRPTTFALPYAAGLVRNGPHQDAGRKLLDFLLSKDVQREVSSVGGGFAARTDVTATDPHAAELKKIMAGVDVFTPDWKDIDAHLPAYVDAWKSATGS from the coding sequence ATGCCCGAGCACAACCGTTTCCGCAGCGTCCGCACCACGCTCACCGCAGGTACGGGGGTCCTGGCGCTGGGAGCCGCCCTGACCGCCTGCGGCGGCTCCTCCGCCGCGGACAGCGGCAAGCCCTCCACCGAAGTGACCGTCTACAGCGCCGACGGCCTGCACTCCGAGGCCGGCGACGGCTTCTACGACAAGGTCTTCAAGGACTTCACCGCGCAGACCGGCGTCAAGGTGAACTACGTCGAAGGCGGCTCCGGCGAGATGGTGCAGCGCCTCGCGCGCGAGAAGCCCCACACCCGGGCCGACCTGATCGTCACCCTGCCGCCCTTCATCCAGCAGGCCGACAGCAAGGGCCTGCTGACGGCCTACAGGCCGGCCGGGTCCGAGCAGGTCGGCGCCGCCGACAAGGACGCCTCGGGCGCGTGGACGTCGATCGTCAACAACTACCTCTGCTTCATCTACAACACCAAGGCACTCCCCCAGCCCCCGAAGACCTGGGACGACCTGCTCGCCGGGACGTACAAGAACAAGCTCCAGTACTCCACCCCCGGCGTCGCGGGCGACGGCACCGCCGTCCTGATCAAGGCCGTGCACGACTTCGGCGGCCAGGGCCCCGCGATGGACTACCTGAAGAGGCTCCAGGCCAACAACGTCGGGCCGTCCGCGTCCACCGGCCAGCTCGCCGCGAAGGTCGACAAGGGCGAACTGCTGGTCGCCAACGGCGATGTGCAGATGAACTACGCCGACATGGCGTCGATGCCGAACCAGGGCATCTTCTTCCCGGCCGCCGCCGGCGGGCGGCCGACCACCTTCGCGCTGCCGTACGCCGCCGGCCTGGTCAGGAACGGCCCGCACCAGGACGCGGGCAGGAAGCTGCTCGACTTCCTGCTGAGCAAGGACGTGCAGCGGGAGGTGTCCTCGGTCGGCGGCGGGTTCGCAGCCCGGACCGATGTCACCGCGACCGACCCGCACGCGGCCGAACTGAAGAAGATCATGGCGGGTGTGGACGTCTTCACCCCGGACTGGAAGGACATCGACGCGCACCTGCCGGCCTACGTGGACGCCTGGAAGTCGGCCACCGGCAGCTGA
- a CDS encoding ABC transporter permease has product MLVHSRRGRWTAWTVFFALFLPLFALPFLVIVAASFATHWSGPFPSHPTLAHYRAVGRGDSLHALTTSLLTALAASVLALLTGGWAALAAGRLRGAARRVVDALFMLPLAVPSVVVGLSLLVAFSQPPFLLNGTAGIVILAHTVLVTAFAFQSVSAALTRLDPAYEQSAASLGAGPLYVLWRIRIPLLLPSLTAAAGLCFALSMGELSATMMLYPPDWVPLPVEIYGAANRGSLFEGAALAVVLMTATLAVLLAVSRIRTRAAFR; this is encoded by the coding sequence GTGCTCGTGCATAGCAGGCGCGGCCGCTGGACGGCCTGGACGGTTTTCTTCGCTCTCTTCCTGCCGCTGTTCGCGCTGCCGTTCCTGGTGATCGTGGCGGCGTCCTTCGCCACCCACTGGAGCGGCCCGTTCCCCTCGCACCCGACGCTCGCCCACTACCGGGCGGTCGGCCGCGGCGACTCGCTGCACGCCCTCACCACCAGCCTGCTGACCGCGCTCGCGGCGAGCGTGCTGGCGCTGCTGACCGGCGGCTGGGCCGCGCTGGCGGCCGGCCGGCTGCGCGGCGCCGCCCGCCGGGTGGTGGACGCGCTGTTCATGCTGCCGCTCGCGGTGCCCTCGGTGGTCGTCGGGCTCTCGCTGCTGGTGGCGTTCTCGCAGCCGCCGTTCCTGCTCAACGGGACGGCCGGGATCGTGATCCTCGCGCACACCGTGCTGGTCACCGCGTTCGCCTTCCAGTCGGTGAGCGCGGCGCTGACCCGGCTCGACCCGGCGTACGAGCAGAGCGCCGCGAGCCTGGGGGCGGGTCCGCTGTACGTGCTGTGGCGGATCCGGATCCCGCTGCTGCTGCCGTCGCTGACCGCGGCGGCCGGGCTGTGCTTCGCCCTGTCCATGGGCGAGTTGAGCGCCACGATGATGCTCTACCCGCCGGACTGGGTGCCGCTGCCCGTAGAGATCTACGGCGCCGCCAACCGGGGGTCGCTCTTCGAGGGCGCCGCGCTGGCGGTCGTCTTGATGACGGCGACGCTCGCCGTGCTGCTCGCCGTGTCCCGGATACGCACCAGGGCCGCCTTCCGCTGA
- a CDS encoding 2-aminoethylphosphonate ABC transporter permease subunit: MASPGGPAAPAGAHAAPLPPVQAPPPGSTAPAASGRPRRGRSRALPAWAWALPPVGALGLVFLYPLFLVARQSVSPDTGGRSLTAYTQVFREESFRKALWNTVWIAAASTAGCLVLGFVLALVIAFVPFPGGRALSRFIDIFLAFPSFLITLALLFVYGTVGMANGLWTDVTGAADGPFTFLRTPWGVLLAEITYFTPFVMRPLLAAFSQVDTAQLEAASSLGARAPRIVRQIVLPEALPALAAGGSLVLVLCLNEFGIVLFTGAKGVTTLPTLVYSKAILDGDYPGACVVSVVSVALSVTLYALYRAVLARATGGGHRARA, from the coding sequence ATGGCTAGCCCGGGAGGGCCGGCGGCTCCGGCCGGCGCCCACGCCGCCCCGCTGCCGCCGGTCCAGGCCCCGCCGCCCGGAAGCACCGCCCCGGCGGCTTCCGGCCGCCCGCGCCGGGGCCGTTCCCGCGCGCTGCCCGCGTGGGCCTGGGCGCTGCCGCCGGTCGGGGCGCTCGGGCTGGTGTTCCTCTACCCGCTGTTCCTCGTGGCCCGGCAGTCGGTCTCGCCGGACACCGGCGGACGCTCGCTGACCGCGTACACGCAGGTGTTCCGGGAGGAGTCCTTCCGCAAGGCGCTGTGGAACACCGTGTGGATCGCCGCCGCCTCGACCGCCGGCTGCCTGGTGCTCGGCTTCGTCCTGGCCCTGGTGATCGCCTTCGTGCCCTTCCCCGGCGGCCGGGCGCTGAGTCGCTTCATCGACATCTTCCTCGCCTTCCCGTCCTTCCTGATCACCCTGGCGCTGCTGTTCGTCTACGGCACGGTGGGCATGGCCAACGGCCTGTGGACGGACGTGACCGGCGCGGCGGACGGCCCTTTCACCTTCCTGCGCACGCCCTGGGGGGTACTGCTCGCCGAGATCACCTACTTCACACCGTTCGTCATGCGGCCGCTGCTCGCCGCCTTCTCGCAGGTCGACACCGCGCAACTGGAGGCGGCCTCCTCGCTGGGCGCGCGGGCGCCGCGGATCGTCAGGCAGATCGTGCTGCCCGAGGCGCTGCCGGCACTGGCGGCCGGCGGCAGCCTGGTGCTGGTCCTGTGCCTGAACGAGTTCGGCATCGTGCTCTTCACCGGCGCCAAGGGCGTCACGACCCTGCCGACGCTCGTCTACAGCAAGGCGATCCTGGACGGCGACTACCCGGGGGCGTGCGTGGTCTCGGTCGTCTCGGTGGCGCTGTCGGTGACGCTGTACGCGCTCTACCGGGCCGTCCTGGCCCGCGCCACGGGAGGCGGCCACCGTGCTCGTGCATAG
- a CDS encoding ABC transporter ATP-binding protein: protein MSGAGGAAGATGASGIRFDRVSVSYGGTTVLDALDLTVGPGEVMALLGPSGSGKTTALRAVAGFVAPSAGRVLIGGHDVTGLPPYRRGIGMVVQQYALFPHLRVEQNVAFGLRARRTPRAEVSARVAEALEMTGMAAYARRYPRELSGGQQQRVAIARALAVRPGVLLLDEPLSALDARLRSGMLAELARLHRELPHMSILYVTHDQIEALTLADRIAVLDQARLQDCGTPHELYRTPRTAFTAGFVGSANLLTVRAHEDGGFRLGAAALRVAPDTPGRAGPAPGAEATVCVRPHLLRLAEAAEPAAGPAAGVNVLRGTVTGVQWRGHTHRLLVDSCGQQLRADVGDLRQPPQVGDEIALTFHAEDAVLLPGGLAEEARHG from the coding sequence ATGAGCGGCGCGGGCGGGGCAGCCGGGGCGACCGGGGCGAGCGGCATCCGCTTCGACCGGGTCAGCGTGTCCTACGGCGGTACGACCGTGCTGGACGCCCTCGACCTGACCGTCGGGCCCGGCGAGGTGATGGCCCTGCTCGGGCCGTCCGGCTCGGGCAAGACCACCGCGCTGCGGGCGGTGGCCGGCTTCGTCGCCCCGTCGGCCGGCCGGGTGCTGATCGGCGGGCACGACGTCACCGGCCTGCCCCCGTACCGGCGCGGCATCGGCATGGTCGTGCAGCAGTACGCGCTCTTCCCGCATCTGCGGGTCGAGCAGAACGTGGCGTTCGGGCTGCGTGCGCGGCGCACCCCGCGCGCCGAGGTCTCCGCGCGGGTCGCGGAGGCGCTGGAGATGACCGGCATGGCGGCCTACGCGCGCCGCTATCCGCGGGAGCTGTCCGGCGGTCAGCAGCAGCGGGTGGCCATCGCCCGCGCGCTGGCCGTCCGGCCGGGGGTGCTGCTGCTCGACGAGCCGCTGTCCGCGCTCGACGCCCGGCTGCGCTCCGGGATGCTCGCCGAACTGGCCCGCCTGCACCGGGAGTTGCCGCACATGTCGATCCTCTACGTCACGCACGACCAGATCGAGGCGCTGACCCTGGCCGACCGGATCGCCGTCCTGGACCAGGCCCGGCTCCAGGACTGCGGCACTCCGCACGAGCTGTACCGAACTCCGCGGACCGCCTTCACGGCGGGCTTCGTCGGCAGTGCCAATCTGCTGACCGTCCGCGCGCACGAGGACGGCGGCTTCCGGCTGGGCGCGGCGGCCCTGCGGGTGGCCCCGGACACACCCGGCCGGGCGGGTCCCGCGCCGGGGGCCGAGGCGACCGTGTGCGTACGGCCGCACCTGCTGCGGCTCGCGGAGGCGGCGGAGCCGGCCGCGGGACCGGCCGCCGGGGTCAACGTCCTGCGCGGCACCGTCACCGGTGTGCAGTGGCGCGGCCACACGCACCGGCTGCTGGTCGACTCCTGCGGACAGCAGCTGCGGGCCGACGTGGGCGACCTGCGGCAGCCGCCGCAGGTCGGCGACGAGATCGCGCTGACCTTCCACGCCGAGGACGCGGTGCTGCTGCCCGGCGGGCTGGCGGAGGAGGCGCGGCATGGCTAG
- a CDS encoding phosphonatase-like hydrolase gives MAGTTVADDGLVEAAFSRAAQELGVEPGSPEHARHLDHVRATMGESKITVFRTLFGTEERARRANAAFERAYAGLVDSGVCAPLPGAEETIGRLRAEGRSVVLTTGFSRTTQDAILAALGWQDIADLTLCPADAGRGRPYPDMVLTALLRTGTESVRQIAVAGDTAYDMLSGVRSGAAVVAGVTTGAHAAPDLRAAGATHVLGSVAELPSLIPEPAR, from the coding sequence ATGGCCGGGACCACCGTGGCCGACGACGGCCTGGTCGAAGCGGCCTTCTCCCGGGCCGCGCAGGAACTCGGCGTCGAGCCCGGCAGCCCCGAGCACGCGCGGCACCTGGACCACGTGCGCGCCACCATGGGCGAGTCGAAGATCACCGTCTTCCGCACCCTGTTCGGGACCGAGGAGCGCGCCCGGCGGGCGAACGCCGCCTTCGAACGGGCCTACGCCGGCCTGGTCGACTCCGGCGTCTGCGCCCCGCTGCCCGGCGCCGAGGAGACGATCGGCCGGCTGCGCGCGGAGGGCCGCAGCGTCGTGCTGACCACCGGCTTCTCCCGTACCACCCAGGACGCGATCCTCGCCGCGCTCGGCTGGCAGGACATCGCCGACCTCACGCTGTGCCCCGCCGACGCCGGGCGCGGCCGGCCGTACCCGGACATGGTGCTCACCGCCCTGCTGCGCACCGGCACCGAGTCGGTGCGGCAGATCGCGGTGGCCGGCGACACCGCGTACGACATGCTCAGCGGCGTACGGTCCGGCGCGGCGGTCGTCGCGGGCGTGACCACCGGCGCGCACGCGGCGCCGGACCTGCGGGCCGCCGGTGCCACCCACGTCCTGGGGTCGGTGGCCGAACTTCCGTCGCTGATACCGGAGCCGGCGCGATGA
- a CDS encoding TIGR03364 family FAD-dependent oxidoreductase, whose product MRVTVVGAGVLGTMHAWHAIKRGHEVVHLEREREARGASVRNFGLVWVGGRAAGAELDTALRARELWEEIGALVPGVGFRGNGSLTVVRTAAEEAVAREVLDRPDAAERGYSWLSATRTRALNPALRGELSGALHCAKDAAVESRAALPALRAHLAATGRYTFVPGREVRDVGPGVVRDDHGVSYGCDSVVVTTGAWLSGLVRELAPQLPVRRVRLQMAQTDPLDEPLTTSVADADSFRYYPAYAGGALDALREGTPQPPVAAAHRMQLLMVQRLDGGLTIGDTHEYDEAFAFDVTEEPYDHLRERAAELLGRPLPRIRRRWAGVYAQCADTTRVVHREQVLDGVWLVTGPGGRGMTCSPAIGEATAHEIGW is encoded by the coding sequence GTGAGAGTCACTGTCGTCGGAGCCGGGGTGCTGGGCACCATGCACGCCTGGCACGCCATCAAGCGCGGCCATGAGGTCGTCCATCTGGAACGCGAACGCGAGGCGCGGGGCGCTTCGGTCCGCAACTTCGGTCTGGTGTGGGTCGGCGGCCGGGCCGCCGGCGCCGAACTGGACACCGCCCTGCGGGCCCGGGAGCTGTGGGAGGAGATCGGCGCCCTCGTGCCCGGCGTCGGCTTCCGCGGCAACGGCTCGCTGACGGTCGTCAGGACCGCGGCGGAGGAGGCCGTCGCCCGGGAGGTGCTCGACCGCCCGGACGCCGCGGAGCGCGGCTACTCGTGGCTGTCCGCCACACGGACGCGGGCCCTCAACCCGGCGCTGCGCGGCGAGCTGTCCGGTGCGCTGCACTGCGCGAAGGACGCCGCCGTGGAGTCCCGGGCCGCCCTTCCCGCGCTGCGCGCGCATCTGGCGGCGACCGGCCGGTACACCTTCGTCCCCGGCCGGGAGGTCCGCGACGTCGGCCCCGGCGTGGTCCGCGACGACCACGGGGTCTCGTACGGCTGCGACAGCGTCGTGGTGACCACCGGGGCCTGGCTGTCCGGCCTGGTCAGGGAGCTGGCGCCGCAACTGCCGGTACGCCGGGTGCGCCTCCAGATGGCGCAGACCGATCCGCTGGACGAGCCGCTGACCACCTCGGTCGCCGACGCCGACAGCTTCCGCTACTACCCGGCCTACGCGGGCGGCGCTCTCGACGCGCTGCGCGAGGGAACGCCGCAACCGCCCGTCGCCGCCGCGCACCGGATGCAGCTGCTGATGGTCCAGCGCCTCGACGGCGGCCTGACCATCGGCGACACCCACGAATACGACGAGGCGTTCGCCTTCGACGTCACCGAGGAGCCCTACGACCACCTGCGCGAGCGCGCCGCGGAACTGCTCGGCCGGCCGCTGCCGCGGATCCGCCGCCGCTGGGCCGGGGTGTACGCGCAGTGCGCGGACACCACCCGGGTCGTCCACCGCGAGCAGGTGCTCGACGGGGTGTGGCTGGTCACGGGTCCCGGCGGGCGCGGCATGACGTGCTCCCCGGCGATCGGCGAGGCGACCGCACACGAGATCGGCTGGTGA
- a CDS encoding GntR family transcriptional regulator, with protein sequence MPKYFAVKARIEGLLDDLGEGGPLPTERELAARFGVARETVRQALRELLLQGRVRRKGRGTVVAGPKLVQPLSTDSYTEGVRRQGRVPGRHLITLEQLAADPVLAAELRLDAGAAVWHMERVLLADDERVGLESTYLSVARLPHLARDFAPDTSFYAFLRETLGLEPAVVDERIETVLATPREALLIGTPPALPMLLLHRSSGDAGGEPLERVRSLYRGDRFSFTVHMDRRS encoded by the coding sequence ATGCCGAAGTACTTCGCGGTCAAGGCCCGCATCGAGGGCCTGCTGGACGACCTGGGCGAGGGCGGGCCGCTGCCGACCGAGCGGGAGCTGGCGGCCCGGTTCGGGGTGGCCCGGGAGACCGTGCGGCAGGCGTTGCGCGAACTGCTGCTCCAGGGCCGGGTACGCCGCAAGGGCCGCGGCACCGTGGTCGCCGGCCCCAAACTCGTCCAGCCGCTGTCCACCGACAGCTACACCGAGGGCGTACGGCGGCAGGGCCGGGTCCCCGGCCGGCATCTGATCACCCTCGAACAGCTGGCGGCGGATCCCGTGCTCGCCGCCGAGCTGCGGCTGGACGCCGGGGCGGCGGTCTGGCACATGGAGCGGGTGCTGCTCGCCGACGACGAGCGGGTGGGGCTGGAGAGCACCTACCTCTCGGTGGCCCGACTGCCGCACCTGGCGCGGGACTTCGCCCCGGACACGTCCTTCTACGCCTTTCTGCGCGAGACGCTGGGGCTGGAGCCCGCCGTGGTGGACGAGCGGATCGAGACGGTGCTGGCGACACCGCGCGAGGCGCTGCTGATCGGTACGCCGCCGGCGCTGCCGATGCTCCTGCTGCACCGGTCCAGCGGTGACGCGGGCGGCGAGCCGCTGGAGCGTGTCCGCTCGCTCTACCGGGGCGACCGGTTCAGCTTCACCGTCCACATGGACCGCAGGTCCTGA
- the eno gene encoding phosphopyruvate hydratase, with translation MTAITRVVAREIIDSRGNPTVEVDVELSDGSLGRAAVPSGASTGAREAVELRDDDPARFHGKGVRRAVDAVNETIADTVTGLDAEDQAAVDAALIALDGTPNKARLGANAALGVSLAVAKAAAAAHRLPLYRYVGGVDARLLPVPMMNIINGGAHADNRLDFQEFMIAPIGAATFAEAVRMGSEVFHTLRGDLLAAGHSTGVGDEGGFAPELRTAEEALEFVVRAVERTGYKAGHDITLVMDPATSEFFRDGVYDYAGEGVRRTPEEHVDYLAGLVAGYPVASIEDPMAEDDLDGWRLLMPRLGDRCQLTGDDVFCTNETLLREGIANGVANSVLVKVNQIGTLTETLATVGTAHRAGYTVVMSHRSGETEDTTIADLAVATGCGQIKTGSMSRSDRTAKYNQLIRIEEELGSQARYAGRDALGLRR, from the coding sequence ATGACCGCCATCACCCGTGTCGTCGCCCGCGAGATCATCGACAGCCGGGGCAATCCCACCGTCGAGGTGGACGTCGAGCTGTCGGACGGCTCGCTCGGCCGGGCAGCCGTACCGTCCGGGGCGTCGACCGGTGCTCGGGAGGCGGTGGAACTGCGCGACGACGACCCGGCCCGCTTCCACGGCAAGGGCGTCCGCCGAGCCGTCGACGCCGTCAACGAGACCATCGCGGACACCGTGACGGGGCTCGACGCGGAGGACCAGGCCGCTGTCGACGCGGCACTGATCGCGCTGGACGGCACCCCCAACAAGGCCAGGCTCGGCGCGAACGCGGCCCTGGGCGTCTCGCTCGCCGTGGCCAAGGCCGCCGCGGCAGCCCACCGGCTGCCGCTGTACCGCTACGTCGGCGGCGTGGACGCGCGGCTGCTGCCCGTACCGATGATGAACATCATCAACGGCGGCGCGCACGCCGACAACCGGCTGGACTTCCAGGAGTTCATGATCGCCCCGATCGGCGCGGCCACCTTCGCCGAGGCCGTACGGATGGGCTCCGAGGTCTTCCACACCCTGCGCGGCGACCTGCTCGCCGCCGGACACAGCACGGGCGTCGGCGACGAGGGCGGCTTCGCACCCGAATTGCGCACCGCCGAGGAGGCGTTGGAATTCGTCGTCCGGGCCGTCGAGCGCACCGGCTACAAGGCGGGCCACGACATCACCCTGGTCATGGACCCGGCCACCTCGGAGTTCTTCCGCGACGGCGTCTACGACTACGCGGGCGAGGGCGTCCGGCGCACTCCCGAGGAGCATGTCGACTACCTCGCCGGACTCGTCGCCGGCTACCCGGTGGCCTCGATCGAGGACCCGATGGCCGAGGACGACCTCGACGGGTGGCGGCTGCTGATGCCGCGGCTCGGCGACCGCTGCCAGCTCACCGGCGACGACGTCTTCTGCACCAACGAGACGCTGCTGCGCGAGGGCATCGCCAACGGGGTGGCCAATTCCGTGCTGGTGAAGGTCAACCAGATCGGCACCCTCACCGAGACCCTGGCCACCGTCGGCACCGCCCACCGGGCGGGCTACACCGTGGTGATGTCGCACCGCTCGGGCGAGACCGAGGACACCACCATCGCCGACCTCGCCGTGGCCACCGGCTGCGGCCAGATCAAGACCGGGTCGATGTCCCGCTCCGACCGCACCGCGAAGTACAACCAGCTCATCCGCATCGAGGAGGAGCTGGGCAGCCAGGCGCGCTACGCGGGCAGGGACGCCCTCGGCCTGCGGCGCTGA
- a CDS encoding winged helix-turn-helix transcriptional regulator encodes MRMHNADDDCGIAQAAVVTGDWWNVLVLREIARGHVRFDALAAELGLSRKVLTERLGKLVARGVLRRSLYQRRPVRYEYLLTDSGLALLPLLVAMQDWGDRWVLGDGSVTATAAEDSAEHARMHALTGSRLPAELELPAGDGTMRDAVAPDAAATVLFTYPATGIPWEEPLPGAAGCTLENRLFRGAWPAFRDAGVAVHGVSTQLPHEQAAFAQDEALPFPLLSDTRLRLAAALRLPTFHSAGQLRLKRAVLVLDRRRTVRHVLFPVADIPHAVEEARRLATALAAEGG; translated from the coding sequence ATGAGGATGCACAACGCCGACGACGACTGCGGGATCGCCCAGGCCGCCGTCGTCACGGGTGACTGGTGGAACGTGCTCGTCCTGCGCGAGATCGCCCGCGGCCACGTCCGCTTCGACGCCCTCGCCGCCGAACTCGGCCTGTCCCGCAAGGTCCTGACCGAACGGCTCGGCAAGCTCGTCGCCCGCGGCGTCCTGCGCCGCAGCCTCTACCAGCGCCGCCCGGTCCGCTACGAATACCTGCTCACCGACTCCGGGCTCGCGCTGCTGCCGCTGCTGGTGGCCATGCAGGACTGGGGCGACCGCTGGGTGCTGGGCGACGGGAGCGTCACCGCCACCGCGGCCGAGGACAGCGCGGAGCACGCCCGTATGCACGCGCTGACCGGCAGCAGGCTTCCCGCGGAGCTGGAACTGCCCGCGGGAGACGGGACGATGCGTGACGCCGTCGCCCCGGACGCCGCCGCCACCGTCCTGTTCACCTACCCGGCCACCGGGATCCCGTGGGAGGAGCCGCTTCCGGGCGCCGCGGGCTGCACGCTGGAGAACCGGCTCTTCCGCGGCGCCTGGCCCGCGTTCCGTGACGCGGGCGTCGCCGTCCACGGTGTGAGCACCCAGCTCCCGCACGAGCAGGCGGCCTTCGCCCAGGACGAGGCGCTGCCCTTCCCGCTCCTGTCGGACACCCGGCTGCGGCTGGCGGCGGCGCTGCGGCTGCCCACCTTCCACAGCGCCGGCCAACTCCGGCTCAAGCGCGCGGTCCTCGTCCTCGACCGGCGGCGGACCGTACGGCACGTGCTCTTCCCCGTCGCTGACATTCCGCACGCGGTGGAGGAGGCCCGGCGGCTCGCGACCGCGCTCGCCGCCGAGGGCGGCTGA